A portion of the Scleropages formosus chromosome 15, fSclFor1.1, whole genome shotgun sequence genome contains these proteins:
- the xkr5b gene encoding XK-related protein 5b, which translates to MSPAERNNVPLTACCQVVLFGWTVLLIVVERTAIIYCIGYYLWHVHRKRAALTFVAALPGTAVQVLSFKWYCEDGYQRKGLLAFIHVLHLGIFKRLWDCMRTLWHLEEPEGGFSALVMQQADVSVLRLIEVLLLTLPETVLQTYYLFTTDVGILSPVSVCCAVCLLSVSWSLVLYSRACTLVRPGHLAMPPAALLCQLLWRTCMLGARLASLMFFTRVFCGWIFAVVGFHWLTTSLWIVTQQTDIFGSPWRWHLFNCILGAVHIFFFLNVKDGPSRFRMAGFYLVTVLENITLLLLASDFLNEATWDIIAIAVSVFCSIFLGITSLVLYYRFLHPKSTEISQNKQEEPIGVACFKGGSTLSLGEKIKPAPSVPTYGDTFTGIDGTVVEHSGSGGTKFSIQYRHHHWLLIRLALKTGNIAKVNQAYGFGGVAAMLGIVEVLEGTHAEAPEPDNDNMDGIMPISDGKEDFQSADSPSSLEELDEKEEKEKMDSPLESLMSDLKRGSPEGKSVFEESPELRFCPTESSTTLYFSADPQSPGSASYLGLDRDSATENVGEFSPMSGDRVEPRFASSAKMDPGSAGPASPRFLVPRRQVVLSWKDKPEMF; encoded by the exons ATGTCCCCTGCGGAGCGGAACAACGTGCCCTTGACCGCGTGCTGCCAGGTGGTCCTCTTCGGGTGGACGGTACTGCTCATCGTGGTGGAGAGGACGGCAA TCATCTACTGCATAGGGTACTACTTATGGCACGTCCACCGAAAGCGGGCGGCGCTGACCTTTGTCGCAGCACTGCCAGGAACGGCTGTGCAGGTGCTTAGCTTTAAGTGGTATTGCGAAGATGGATACCAACGGAAGGGCCTCCTTGCCTTTATACACGTACTGCATCTGGGAATCTTCAAAAG GCTGTGGGACTGCATGCGGACGCTGTGGCACCTGGAGGAGCCCGAAGGTGGGTTCAGCGCTCTTGTGATGCAGCAGGCGGATGTTTCTGTCCTCCGGCTGATAGAGGTGCTGTTGCTCACACTACCAGAGACTGTGCTGCAGACATACTATCTCTTCACCACTGATGTGGGTATTTTGTCCCCTG TGTCTGTCTGCTGTGCCGTCTGCCTGCTGTCAGTCTCCTGGTCGCTGGTGCTGTACAGCCGTGCGTGCACCCTGGTCCGACCCGGGCACCTGGCCATGCCCCCAGCTGCCCTGCTGTGCCAGCTGCTGTGGCGAACGTGCATGCTGGGTGCCAGGCTGGCCAGCctcatgttcttcaccagggtCTTCTGTGGGTGGATCTTTGCAGTTGTAG GTTTCCACTGGCTGACGACTTCGCTGTGGATTGTCACCCAGCAAACGGACATCTTCGGCAGCCCATGGCGCTGGCACCTCTTCAACTGCATCCTGGGAGCCGTACACATCTTCTTCTTTCTCAACGTAAAAGATGGCCCCTCGAGGTTCCGCATGGCTGGCTTTTATTTG GTGACGGTTCTTGAGAACATCACTCTGTTGTTGTTGGCCTCGGACTTCCTCAACGAGGCAACGTGGGACATCATCGCTATCGCAGTCTCTGTGTTCTGCAGCATCTTCCTGG GTATAACCTCACTGGTGCTGTATTACCGCTTCCTCCATCCTAAATCCACTGAGATCTCCCAGAACAAGCAGGAAGAACCCATTGGTGTTGCCTGTTTCAAAGGGGGGTCCACACTTTCTCTGGGGGAAAAGATCAAACCAGCACCCTCTGTTCCCACATACGGAGACACCTTTACAGGCATAGATGGGACTGTGgtggaacattctggaagtgGTGGCACTAAATTCAGCATACAGTACAGGCACCATCACTGGCTTCTGATCCGCCTGGCTTTAAAGACAGGAAATATAGCGAAAGTAAACCAGGCCTACGGCTTCGGAGGGGTGGCTGCCATGCTTGGCATAGTCGAGGTCCTGGAAGGGACGCACGCAGAGGCTCCTGAGCCGGACAATGACAATATGGATGGCATCATGCCCATCTCGGATGGGAAGGAAGACTTTCAAAGTGCAGACAGCCCATCATCCCTGGAAGAACTAgatgagaaagaggaaaaggagaagATGGATAGCCCGCTGGAGTCTCTCATGTCTGATTTAAAGCGGGGATCCCCAGAAGGAAAATCGGTATTTGAGGAGAGCCCTGAGCTCAGGTTCTGCCCCACAGAATCTAGCACCACCTTGTATTTCAGTGCAGACCCCCAGTCTCCAGGCAGCGCCAGTTACCTTGGTTTGGACAGGGACTCAGCAACTGAGAATGTGGGAGAGTTCAGCCCGATGTCAGGTGACAGGGTAGAACCCAGGTTCGCATCGTCTGCGAAAATGGACCCAGGATCTGCAGGACCTGCAAGTCCTCGTTTTTTGGTCCCTAGGAGACAGGTGGTTCTGTCTTGGAAAGACAAGCCtgagatgttttaa
- the LOC108937299 gene encoding translocating chain-associated membrane protein 2-like isoform X2, which produces MAFRRRSKSYPFFSQEFLIQNHADIVFCLVVLILIGLMFEATAKTAFLFILPQYNTTAFSPDGEVSFYYYGWRDCVTIFFYVLIVIILHAVVQEYVLDKASRRLHLSKSKNTKFNESGQLCVFHSVSAAWSLYILVTEGYILHLSSLWENYPHVHLRFQVKFFYLFQLAYWFHTLPELYFQKVRKEEIPRQLTYISLYLLHITVAYLLNLTRVGLVLLFLQYLSEMGFHISRLFYFIDESHHKLFDMWALSFVFTRMVILTLTVLVVGFGLARVDSQGFDWEAGNFNISPIRLAVLLIVCLTQAWLLWRFIRFQLRRWREYRREHPAHKRPAAKLPLRTLKRDTGGHHENGMIKAENGASPRTKKIKAP; this is translated from the exons ATGGCATTTCGTAGGAGAAGCAAGAGCTACCCCTTCTTCAGCCAGGAATTCCTCATCCAGAACCATGCCGACATCGTCTTTTGTTTGgtggttttgattttaattgggCTCATGTTTGAG GCAACTGCAAAAACCGCTTTCCTGTTTATCCTTCCTCAGTACAATACTACCGCATTTTCTCCAG ATGGAGAGGTGTCCTTTTATTACTATGGCTGGAGGGACTGCGTCACTATCTTCTTCTATGTCCTCATTGTCATCATCCTCCATGCTGTGGTGCAGGAGTACGTGCTCGAT AAAGCCAGCCGACGCCTCCACctttcaaaaagtaaaaataccaaGTTCAACGAGTCAGGCCAgctctgtgtgttccactcgGTGTCTGCTGCATGGAGTCTCTACATCCTTGTCACG GAAGGATATATCCTACACCTCAGCAGCCTGTGGGAAAACTACCCACATGTCCACCTCAG GTTCCAGGTGAAGTTTTTCTACCTCTTCCAGCTGGCATACTGGTTCCACACATTACCTGAACTCTACTTCCAGAAAGTGAGAAAG GAGGAAATTCCTCGTCAGCTGACGTACATCTCCCTGTACCTGCTCCACATCACAGTGGCCTACCTGTTGAA TTTGACCCGAGTGGGTTTGGTGCTGCTCTTCTTGCAGTATCTGTCAGAGATGGGCTTCCACATCTCCAGGCTCTTCTACTTCATTGATGAGAGCCACCACAAGCT GTTTGACATGTGGGCCCTGAGTTTTGTGTTCACCCGCATGGTGATCCTTACCCTGACCGTTCTGGTGGTGGGATTCGGCCTCGCAAGGGTGGACAGCCAGGGCTTCGACTGGGAAGCCGGGAACTTTAATATCAGTCCGATCAG GTTGGCTGTCCTCCTCATTGTGTGTCTGACCCAGGCCTGGCTGTTGTGGAGGTTCATCCGCTTCCAGCTGCGCCGCTGGCGGGAGTACAGACGTGAGCATCCAGCCCATAAGAGGCCCGCTGCCAAGCTGCCCCTGCGCACCCTCAAACGCGACACTG GAGGGCACCACGAGAATGGCATGATCAAGGCTGAGAACGGAGCATCTCCACGGACAAAGAAAATCAAGGCACCTTAA
- the LOC108937299 gene encoding translocating chain-associated membrane protein 2-like isoform X1 encodes MAFRRRSKSYPFFSQEFLIQNHADIVFCLVVLILIGLMFEATAKTAFLFILPQYNTTAFSPDGEVSFYYYGWRDCVTIFFYVLIVIILHAVVQEYVLDKASRRLHLSKSKNTKFNESGQLCVFHSVSAAWSLYILVTEGYILHLSSLWENYPHVHLRFQVKFFYLFQLAYWFHTLPELYFQKVRKEEIPRQLTYISLYLLHITVAYLLNLTRVGLVLLFLQYLSEMGFHISRLFYFIDESHHKLFDMWALSFVFTRMVILTLTVLVVGFGLARVDSQGFDWEAGNFNISPISRLAVLLIVCLTQAWLLWRFIRFQLRRWREYRREHPAHKRPAAKLPLRTLKRDTGGHHENGMIKAENGASPRTKKIKAP; translated from the exons ATGGCATTTCGTAGGAGAAGCAAGAGCTACCCCTTCTTCAGCCAGGAATTCCTCATCCAGAACCATGCCGACATCGTCTTTTGTTTGgtggttttgattttaattgggCTCATGTTTGAG GCAACTGCAAAAACCGCTTTCCTGTTTATCCTTCCTCAGTACAATACTACCGCATTTTCTCCAG ATGGAGAGGTGTCCTTTTATTACTATGGCTGGAGGGACTGCGTCACTATCTTCTTCTATGTCCTCATTGTCATCATCCTCCATGCTGTGGTGCAGGAGTACGTGCTCGAT AAAGCCAGCCGACGCCTCCACctttcaaaaagtaaaaataccaaGTTCAACGAGTCAGGCCAgctctgtgtgttccactcgGTGTCTGCTGCATGGAGTCTCTACATCCTTGTCACG GAAGGATATATCCTACACCTCAGCAGCCTGTGGGAAAACTACCCACATGTCCACCTCAG GTTCCAGGTGAAGTTTTTCTACCTCTTCCAGCTGGCATACTGGTTCCACACATTACCTGAACTCTACTTCCAGAAAGTGAGAAAG GAGGAAATTCCTCGTCAGCTGACGTACATCTCCCTGTACCTGCTCCACATCACAGTGGCCTACCTGTTGAA TTTGACCCGAGTGGGTTTGGTGCTGCTCTTCTTGCAGTATCTGTCAGAGATGGGCTTCCACATCTCCAGGCTCTTCTACTTCATTGATGAGAGCCACCACAAGCT GTTTGACATGTGGGCCCTGAGTTTTGTGTTCACCCGCATGGTGATCCTTACCCTGACCGTTCTGGTGGTGGGATTCGGCCTCGCAAGGGTGGACAGCCAGGGCTTCGACTGGGAAGCCGGGAACTTTAATATCAGTCCGATCAG CAGGTTGGCTGTCCTCCTCATTGTGTGTCTGACCCAGGCCTGGCTGTTGTGGAGGTTCATCCGCTTCCAGCTGCGCCGCTGGCGGGAGTACAGACGTGAGCATCCAGCCCATAAGAGGCCCGCTGCCAAGCTGCCCCTGCGCACCCTCAAACGCGACACTG GAGGGCACCACGAGAATGGCATGATCAAGGCTGAGAACGGAGCATCTCCACGGACAAAGAAAATCAAGGCACCTTAA